A region of Vitis vinifera cultivar Pinot Noir 40024 chromosome 13, ASM3070453v1 DNA encodes the following proteins:
- the LOC100257029 gene encoding probable LRR receptor-like serine/threonine-protein kinase IRK, which produces MAYLLGVLLALLVVAPSCVKSLNPSLNDDVLGLIVFKADIQDPNSKLASWNEDDDSPCNWVGVKCNPRSNRVTDLVLDGFSLSGKIGRGLLQLQFLRKLSLAKNNITGSIGPNLARLQNLRFIDLSENSLSGTIPDDFFKQCGSLHAISLAKNKFSGKIPESVGSCSTLAAIDFSSNQFSGPLPSGIWSLNGLRSLDLSDNLLEGDIPKGIDSLYNLRAINLSKNRFSGPLPDGIGGCLLLRLIDFSENSLSGSLPGTMQKLTLCNYMNLHGNSFEGEVPEWIGEMKSLETLDLSANKFSGRVPTSIGNLKSLKVLNFSVNVFSGSLPESMINCEQLLVLDVSQNSLLGDLPAWIFKLGLQKVLLSKNSLSGNMDSPFSSSVEKSRQGLQVLDLSYNELSGDFTSSIGVFRSLQFLNISRNSLVGAIPASIGDLKALDVLDLSENQLNGSIPLEIGGAFSLKDLRLKNNFLAGKIPVSLENCSSLTTLILSHNNLSGPIPMGISKLSNLENVDLSLNKLTGSLPKQLANLPHLISFNISHNQLQGELPAGGFFNTISPSSVSGNPSLCGSAANKSCPAVLPKPIVLNPNSSSDTTAGAFPRSLAHKKIILSISALIAIGAAAVIVIGVIAITVLNLRVRSSASRSAAALALSGGDDYSHSPTTDANSGKLVMFSGDPDFSMGAHALLNKDCELGRGGFGAVYRTVLRDGHPVAIKKLTVSSLVKSQEDFEREVKKLGKIRHQNLVALEGYYWTPSLQLLIYEFISGGSLYKHLHEGAGGNFTWNERFNIILGTAKSLAHLHQMSIIHYNLKSSNVLIDPSGEPKVADFGLARLLPMLDRYVLSSKIQSALGYMAPEFACRTVKITEKCDVYGFGVLVLEVVTGKRPVEYMEDDVVVLCDMVRGALEEGKVEECVDGRLQGKFPAEEAIPVMKLGLICTSQVPSNRPDMAEVVNILELIRCPSEGQEELI; this is translated from the exons ATGGCGTATCTACTCGGTGTATTGTTAGCTTTGCTCGTTGTGGCTCCGAGTTGTGTGAAATCTCTGAACCCATCTCTGAATGATGATGTTCTGGGCTTGATTGTGTTCAAGGCCGATATTCAAGATCCAAATTCGAAGTTGGCATCTTggaatgaagatgatgatagTCCCTGCAACTGGGTTGGGGTCAAATGCAACCCCAGATCCAACCGGGTCACCGACCTCGTTCTCGACGGTTTTTCCCTTTCGGGGAAGATAGGCAGAGGCCTACTCCAGTTACAGTTTCTCCGGAAATTGTCGCTGGCGAAGAATAATATCACTGGAAGCATAGGCCCCAATCTTGCCCGCCTTCAGAACCTGAGATTTATTGATTTAAGTGAGAACAGTCTGTCTGGAACCATCCCAGATGATTTTTTCAAACAATGTGGGTCTTTGCATGCTATCTCTTTGGCCAAGAACAAGTTTTCCGGGAAGATCCCGGAGAGTGTAGGTTCATGTTCAACGCTTGCTGCAATTGACTTCTCCTCTAATCAGTTTTCGGGTCCATTACCTTCTGGCATTTGGTCTTTGAACGGGCTTAGATCACTTGATTTGTCGGATAACTTGTTGGAGGGCGATATACCAAAGGGGATTGACAGTTTGTACAATTTGAGAGCTATTAACTTGAGCAAGAATCGGTTTTCTGGGCCGCTTCCAGATGGCATTGGAGGTTGTTTGCTTTTACGGTTAATTGATTTCAGTGAGAATTCTCTTTCTGGGAGCCTTCCAGGGACAATGCAGAAACTTACCTTGTGTAATTATATGAATTTACACGGGAATTCGTTTGAGGGCGAGGTTCCGGAGTGGATTGGAGAAATGAAAAGCCTGGAGACTTTGGATCTCTCAGCCAATAAATTTTCTGGCAGGGTTCCAACATCAATAGGGAATCTCAAGTCGTTGAAGGTACTGAATTTTTCGGTGAATGTTTTCAGTGGGAGCTTGCCAGAGTCTATGATCAATTGCGAACAGCTTTTGGTCTTAGATGTTAGTCAGAATTCGCTATTGGGTGATCTTCCTGCATGGATTTTCAAATTGGGATTGCAGAAAGTTCTGCTTTCAAAAAATAGCTTGAGTGGAAATATGGACAGCCCTTTCTCCTCATCAGTGGAGAAATCCCGTCAAGGGCTTCAAGTCTTGGATTTATCCTACAACGAATTATCCGGTGACTTTACATCATCCATTGGGGTTTTTAGAAGCTTGCAGTTCTTGAATATTTCCAGGAACTCCCTCGTGGGTGCTATTCCAGCAAGTATTGGAGATCTAAAGGCCTTAGATGTTCTTGATTTGAGTGAGAACCAGCTAAATGGAAGCATTCCTCTGGAAATTGGAGGAGCCTTTTCTTTGAAGGATCTGAGATTGAAGAACAACTTCCTAGCTGGAAAAATTCCTGTTTCTCTTGAGAACTGTTCTTCATTAACGACATT GATCCTATCACATAACAATCTGAGTGGCCCAATACCAATGGggatttcaaagcttagcaaccTAGAAAATGTGGATTTATCTCTTAACAAGCTCACAGGAAGCCTGCCCAAGCAGTTGGCCAATCTTCCACACCTCATCTCCTTCAACATTTCCCACAATCAGCTCCAAGGTGAACTACCTGCTGGTGGCTTTTTCAACACCATTTCCCCTTCCTCTGTCTCTGGCAATCCATCTCTTTGTGGCTCTGCTGCGAATAAGTCTTGCCCTGCTGTACTTCCCAAGCCCATTGTCCTTAACCCCAATTCTTCCTCTGACACCACTGCGGGTGCATTCCCTCGAAGTCTTGCTCACAAGAAAATCATCCTCAGCATTTCTGCACTCATTGCCATTGGTGCTGCTGCTGTCATTGTAATTGGTGTGATTGCCATCACCGTTCTTAATCTCCGCGTCCGATCTTCTGCATCTCGTTCTGCAGCAGCTCTTGCGCTATCTGGTGGTGATGACTACAGCCATTCCCCTACTACAGATGCCAACTCTGGCAAACTTGTCATGTTTTCGGGTGACCCTGACTTCAGCATGGGAGCACATGCTCTGCTCAACAAGGATTGTGAGCTCGGGCGAGGGGGGTTTGGAGCAGTCTACCGGACTGTTCTTCGAGATGGTCATCCAGTTGCCATCAAGAAGCTTACTGTCTCAAGTCTGGTCAAGTCCCAAGAAGATTTTGAAAGGGAAGTTAAGAAACTGGGAAAGATCCGGCACCAGAATCTTGTGGCACTTGAAGGGTATTACTGGACTCCATCATTACAGCTCCTAATATATGAATTCATCTCTGGTGGAAGTTTGTACAAGCATCTCCATGAAGGAGCAGGTGGCAACTTCACATGGAATGAGAGATTCAATATAATTCTTGGGACAGCTAAAAGCTTGGCTCACTTGCACCAAATGAGCATAATCCATTACAATCTAAAATCAAGTAACGTCCTCATCGACCCCTCAGGCGAACCTAAGGTGGCAGATTTTGGCCTAGCCAGGCTGTTGCCAATGCTAGATCGATACGTTCTAAGCAGCAAGATTCAGAGTGCACTAGGCTACATGGCACCTGAGTTTGCATGCAGGACAGTGAAGATAACTGAGAAGTGCGACGTTTATGGGTTCGGGGTTTTGGTTCTGGAAGTGGTTACTGGGAAGAGGCCAGTCGAATACATGGAGGATGATGTGGTGGTGCTCTGTGATATGGTCAGAGGAGCATTGGAAGAAGGTAAGGTGGAGGAATGTGTTGATGGGAGACTCCAAGGAAAATTCCCAGCTGAGGAGGCAATTCCTGTGATGAAGTTAGGCTTAATTTGCACTTCACAGGTGCCATCAAATCGGCCAGACATGGCAGAGGTGGTAAATATATTGGAACTGATCAGATGCCCTTCAGAAGGTCAAGAGGAGTTGATTTGA